In Chitinibacter sp. SCUT-21, a single genomic region encodes these proteins:
- a CDS encoding multicopper oxidase family protein, with amino-acid sequence MDRRQFLTTSIGAGALGYFSLNAAWAAAMDHSAHGSMDHSGHGSAGTASHGAGAMTLKTVPDMPLLPVTALAAGRAHVALSKLANTATAVNRFEATLTAAEHQVELVAGQKTPMWLYNGQVPGPLIEAYEGDEVAIRFVNKLTQASTIHWHGLPVPPEEDGNPQDAVPAGAERVYRFKLPKDSAGTYWYHPHPHGDTPEQVYRGLAGLFIVRSKNDPLRAFAEQHLVISDLKLDAQALIPDNTANDWMNGREGQFVLVNGQREPVVTIAGRQRLRIWNACSARYLQLAIPGQKLTLVGTDGGLLEKPVVHEQILLVPGQRIEVLVGDGKAAQLALKALAYNREKMGNVEPEVDRVLARVNFVAGAVPAIPAQLRKINDLGRATALKKVEFSETMSMENGVHTMAFLVNGKVYDMDRIDMTSKLNEVEIWEIFNNSHMDHPFHIHGTQFLVLDSKLDGKRQNAKYRALHDTINLRPYETVRIKMVQHDKGLRMFHCHILEHEGQGMMAQVLVK; translated from the coding sequence ATGGATAGACGACAATTTTTAACTACGTCGATCGGCGCTGGTGCGCTCGGCTACTTTTCGCTTAATGCGGCGTGGGCGGCAGCTATGGATCACTCCGCACATGGCTCGATGGATCATTCCGGCCATGGTTCGGCTGGGACTGCGTCACACGGCGCTGGCGCAATGACATTAAAAACCGTGCCCGACATGCCTTTGCTGCCGGTGACGGCCTTAGCCGCCGGACGCGCGCACGTGGCTCTATCGAAATTGGCCAATACGGCCACCGCTGTAAATCGCTTTGAGGCGACGCTGACTGCCGCCGAGCACCAAGTTGAGCTGGTTGCAGGCCAGAAAACGCCGATGTGGTTGTACAACGGCCAAGTGCCTGGCCCATTGATCGAGGCGTATGAAGGCGACGAGGTGGCGATTCGCTTTGTGAACAAACTAACGCAAGCGTCGACGATACATTGGCATGGCCTGCCGGTGCCACCGGAAGAAGACGGTAACCCGCAAGATGCCGTGCCCGCGGGCGCTGAGCGCGTCTATCGTTTTAAATTGCCGAAAGACAGCGCTGGCACCTACTGGTATCACCCGCATCCGCACGGCGACACGCCCGAGCAGGTTTATCGTGGGCTAGCTGGGCTGTTTATTGTACGCAGCAAAAACGATCCGCTACGCGCATTTGCCGAGCAGCATCTGGTGATTTCGGATTTAAAACTCGATGCACAAGCGTTGATTCCCGATAACACCGCCAACGACTGGATGAATGGCCGCGAAGGGCAGTTTGTGCTCGTCAATGGTCAGCGCGAGCCCGTGGTGACGATTGCCGGCCGTCAACGCCTGCGCATCTGGAACGCGTGCAGCGCACGTTATTTGCAACTGGCAATTCCCGGGCAAAAGCTGACCTTGGTCGGTACCGATGGCGGTTTGCTGGAAAAACCGGTCGTACACGAGCAGATTTTGCTGGTGCCGGGGCAAAGAATTGAAGTGCTGGTCGGTGACGGTAAAGCGGCCCAGCTGGCGCTAAAAGCCTTGGCGTATAACCGCGAAAAAATGGGCAATGTAGAGCCCGAAGTTGATCGCGTCTTGGCGCGTGTGAATTTTGTCGCTGGTGCTGTGCCCGCAATTCCGGCGCAGCTACGCAAAATCAACGATTTAGGCCGCGCCACAGCGCTGAAAAAAGTTGAGTTTAGCGAAACGATGAGCATGGAGAATGGCGTTCACACGATGGCGTTTTTAGTGAACGGCAAGGTGTACGACATGGATCGTATCGATATGACCAGCAAACTCAATGAAGTTGAGATTTGGGAAATCTTTAATAACTCGCATATGGATCACCCTTTCCATATCCACGGCACGCAGTTTTTGGTGCTTGATTCAAAGCTGGACGGCAAACGCCAAAACGCGAAATACCGCGCGCTGCACGACACGATTAATTTGCGCCCGTATGAAACCGTGCGCATCAAAATGGTCCAGCACGACAAGGGCTTGCGCATGTTCCACTGCCATATTCTGGAACACGAAGGGCAGGGCATGATGGCGCAAGTGCTTGTCAAATAA
- a CDS encoding efflux RND transporter permease subunit — translation MFSWIVNASLKNRLFVLAIAVIMMVYGGYTASKMPVDVFPDLNKPTVTIMTEAGGMAPEEVEQLISFPLETSLNGMPGVTRVRSVSGVGLSIVYAEFAWGSDIYRNRQLVAERLAEVKEQLPADISPKMGPISSVMGEIMLIAFPIVNNSANPQQGMAVREYVDFVLRPRLLSIPGVAQVIPIGGEVRQFRVEPDSARMAQLTVGYEDIENALNGFASNTSGGYLEQNAREYLIRNMGRTTRLADMQNLAVKVVNGQPVLLKQVAQVKFAPAFKRGDAGFNGQAAVIIGVQKQPTADSVKVTREVESALASLSKALPAGVSQPQVSFRQADFIEASVNNVEEALRDGAIMVAVILFLFLMNTRTTIISLTAIPLSLGLTFLIFQALGLSVNVMTLGGLAIAIGELVDDALVDVENVLRRLKEKRPQGKIEAIKIIASACNEVRSGVVVATMVVVLVFVPLFALPGMEGRLFVPLGVAYITSILASLLVALTVTPVMCYYLLPKMRQIEHGDSKLVQWLKRHDQRLLEGTFDRAKSLLAASTLLLLVAMASMPFLPRAFLPAFNEGTLLVSLLLNPGTSLAESNRIGQLAETLVQQVPEVESVGRRTGRAELDEHAEGVHTSELDIDLKPSDRPREQVLADIRQSLAGLPATVMLGQPISHRLDHLLSGVRAQIALKIYGDDLDTLRAQAAGLQQKLAGVPGLTDLQIEKQVLIPQLKVQIDYDRAAQLGVAPGTLLSTLEALSEGDTVAQIVDQNKRFNLVIRLPDAARDAAGLANILIDTPHGKVPLSQVATIEEGDGPNQIGRENGRRRIVISANTDGSDMAQVIAKMRTVIAENQMPEGYFVSLEGQFQAQEDATRLIALLSVVSLALIFMVLYTRYQSGVLATMIMANIPMALIGSIAAMWLAGITLSVASMVGFITLTGIATRNGILKVSHYINLCKFEGETFGKAMIVRGSLERLTPVLMTALTAALALTPLLFAADAPGKEILHPVAVVIFGGLISSTLLDTLLTPLMFWLYGEKPLQRLLKQDADTVF, via the coding sequence ATGTTTAGTTGGATCGTCAATGCCAGTTTAAAAAACCGGCTGTTCGTCCTCGCCATCGCGGTGATTATGATGGTGTATGGCGGCTATACCGCCAGCAAAATGCCGGTCGATGTGTTTCCCGACCTGAACAAACCCACGGTCACGATCATGACCGAGGCGGGCGGGATGGCGCCGGAAGAAGTCGAGCAATTGATCAGCTTTCCGCTGGAAACTTCGCTGAACGGCATGCCAGGCGTCACGCGCGTGCGCTCGGTGTCGGGCGTTGGGCTGTCGATTGTGTACGCCGAATTTGCTTGGGGCTCGGATATTTATCGCAATCGGCAATTGGTTGCCGAGCGGCTCGCCGAAGTGAAAGAGCAGTTGCCGGCCGACATTAGCCCGAAAATGGGCCCGATTTCGTCGGTGATGGGCGAAATTATGTTGATCGCGTTTCCGATTGTGAATAACTCCGCGAATCCACAACAAGGCATGGCTGTGCGCGAATACGTCGATTTCGTGCTGCGCCCACGTCTTTTGTCGATTCCTGGTGTGGCGCAGGTGATTCCGATTGGTGGCGAAGTGCGGCAATTTCGCGTTGAGCCCGATTCGGCGCGCATGGCGCAATTAACCGTTGGGTATGAGGATATTGAGAATGCGCTTAATGGCTTTGCAAGTAATACCAGCGGTGGGTATTTAGAGCAAAACGCGCGCGAATATCTGATCCGCAATATGGGCCGCACCACGCGGCTGGCCGATATGCAAAATCTGGCGGTGAAAGTCGTTAACGGCCAGCCGGTGCTGCTCAAGCAAGTGGCGCAAGTGAAATTCGCACCGGCTTTCAAACGCGGCGACGCAGGCTTTAACGGCCAAGCGGCGGTGATTATTGGCGTGCAAAAACAGCCGACAGCCGACTCGGTCAAAGTGACGCGCGAAGTCGAAAGCGCGCTCGCCAGCTTGAGCAAAGCGCTGCCCGCCGGCGTGAGCCAGCCGCAAGTCTCGTTCCGCCAAGCCGATTTTATTGAGGCCTCGGTCAATAACGTCGAGGAAGCGTTGCGCGACGGCGCGATTATGGTCGCGGTGATTTTGTTCCTGTTCTTAATGAACACGCGCACGACGATTATTTCGCTAACCGCAATTCCGCTGTCCTTGGGGCTGACGTTTTTGATTTTCCAAGCGCTGGGTTTGTCGGTCAATGTGATGACTTTGGGCGGTTTGGCGATTGCGATTGGCGAGCTGGTTGACGACGCGCTGGTGGACGTGGAAAACGTGCTGCGCCGGCTGAAAGAAAAGCGGCCGCAAGGCAAAATCGAGGCGATCAAAATCATCGCCAGCGCGTGTAATGAAGTGCGCTCGGGCGTGGTAGTCGCGACGATGGTCGTCGTGCTGGTGTTCGTGCCGCTGTTTGCCTTGCCCGGCATGGAAGGGCGTTTGTTTGTGCCGCTGGGCGTGGCTTATATCACATCGATTTTGGCCAGTTTGCTGGTCGCGCTGACCGTCACGCCGGTGATGTGCTACTACTTGCTGCCAAAAATGCGTCAAATCGAGCACGGTGACTCCAAGCTGGTGCAATGGCTAAAACGGCACGATCAACGCTTGCTGGAAGGCACCTTCGATCGCGCCAAATCGCTACTGGCGGCGAGCACCTTGCTGCTGCTGGTGGCGATGGCGAGCATGCCATTTTTGCCGCGCGCATTTTTGCCCGCGTTTAACGAAGGCACGCTGCTGGTCAGCCTATTGCTGAACCCCGGTACCTCGTTGGCTGAGTCAAACCGCATTGGACAATTGGCCGAAACCTTGGTGCAGCAAGTGCCAGAAGTCGAAAGCGTTGGTCGTCGTACCGGCCGCGCCGAGCTTGACGAGCACGCCGAAGGCGTTCACACCAGCGAGCTTGATATCGACCTAAAACCATCCGATCGCCCGCGCGAACAAGTGCTGGCCGATATTCGCCAAAGTCTGGCTGGCCTGCCAGCAACGGTGATGTTGGGCCAACCAATTTCGCACCGACTCGATCACTTATTGTCCGGCGTGCGCGCGCAAATCGCCTTGAAGATTTATGGCGACGATCTCGATACGCTACGCGCGCAAGCGGCAGGCCTGCAGCAGAAATTGGCTGGCGTGCCCGGGCTGACCGATTTGCAAATTGAGAAGCAGGTGTTGATCCCGCAACTGAAGGTGCAAATCGATTATGACCGCGCCGCGCAGTTAGGCGTTGCGCCCGGCACTTTGCTCAGCACGCTGGAGGCGCTGAGCGAGGGCGATACGGTGGCGCAAATCGTTGACCAAAATAAACGCTTTAATTTGGTGATCCGTCTGCCCGACGCGGCGCGCGATGCCGCTGGTTTGGCCAATATTTTGATCGACACGCCGCACGGCAAAGTGCCGCTGTCGCAAGTGGCGACGATTGAAGAGGGCGACGGCCCCAATCAAATTGGCCGCGAAAATGGCCGCCGCCGCATCGTGATTTCGGCCAATACCGATGGCAGCGATATGGCGCAAGTGATCGCCAAAATGCGCACGGTGATTGCTGAAAACCAGATGCCGGAGGGCTATTTCGTCAGCCTAGAGGGTCAGTTCCAAGCGCAGGAAGACGCCACGCGTTTGATCGCCTTGCTCTCGGTCGTGTCCTTGGCGCTGATTTTTATGGTGCTGTACACGCGTTATCAATCGGGCGTACTCGCGACGATGATTATGGCCAATATCCCGATGGCACTGATCGGCAGTATCGCGGCGATGTGGCTGGCGGGTATTACGCTGTCGGTCGCCTCGATGGTCGGCTTTATTACGCTAACCGGTATCGCCACGCGCAACGGCATTTTGAAGGTCAGCCACTACATCAATTTGTGCAAGTTTGAAGGCGAAACCTTTGGCAAGGCGATGATTGTGCGCGGCTCACTCGAGCGCCTAACGCCGGTGTTGATGACCGCCTTAACAGCCGCCTTGGCGTTGACGCCTTTGCTATTTGCTGCGGACGCGCCGGGTAAAGAGATTTTACACCCTGTGGCGGTGGTGATTTTTGGCGGGCTGATTAGCTCGACCTTGCTCGATACGCTGCTGACGCCGCTGATGTTCTGGCTGTACGGCGAAAAACCGTTGCAGCGCTTATTGAAACAAGATGCAGACACCGTTTTTTAA
- a CDS encoding CopG family transcriptional regulator, with product MNKIVPALLISLLAAPSWAGVAATLYKDPYCGCCDEYVKYLNANGFKVNAIVSNDMSTIKKQLGSDKMASCHTMQIKASNGRSYTVEGHVPVAAINKMLKQKPDIVGITVPGMPANSPGMGPEVKGTLKVYALNRENKEVLFSVE from the coding sequence ATGAATAAAATAGTTCCTGCTTTACTGATTAGTTTACTCGCCGCACCAAGCTGGGCGGGCGTGGCCGCAACGCTGTACAAAGACCCATACTGCGGCTGCTGCGATGAGTATGTGAAATATCTGAACGCCAATGGCTTTAAAGTGAACGCGATTGTGTCAAACGATATGAGCACGATTAAAAAGCAATTGGGCTCGGACAAAATGGCCAGCTGCCACACGATGCAAATCAAAGCCAGCAATGGCCGCAGCTACACGGTTGAGGGCCATGTGCCGGTGGCGGCGATTAATAAAATGCTCAAGCAAAAACCCGATATTGTCGGCATTACCGTGCCAGGCATGCCGGCCAATTCGCCTGGGATGGGGCCAGAAGTGAAGGGCACCTTGAAGGTTTACGCCTTAAATCGTGAAAATAAGGAAGTGCTTTTCTCGGTTGAGTGA
- a CDS encoding MaoC family dehydratase, giving the protein MSFYFEDLKIDQSAEYRKTLTETDVVLFAGLTGDNNPMHIDAEFASQTRFGERIVHGMLTASFLSTVIGMHLPGPGCIYMAQNIRFVHPVHIGETVSARARIVELFPDKQRAKLITECWVRDVLVLSGDALVWVPKRPA; this is encoded by the coding sequence ATGTCGTTTTATTTTGAAGATCTGAAAATCGATCAAAGCGCAGAATACCGCAAAACCTTAACCGAAACCGATGTGGTGTTATTTGCTGGCCTGACTGGCGACAATAATCCGATGCACATCGACGCCGAGTTTGCCAGCCAAACGCGTTTTGGCGAGCGCATTGTGCATGGGATGTTAACCGCGAGTTTTTTGTCGACGGTCATCGGTATGCATCTGCCGGGGCCGGGTTGCATTTATATGGCGCAGAATATCCGCTTTGTTCACCCTGTGCATATTGGTGAAACGGTCAGCGCGCGGGCGCGGATTGTTGAATTGTTTCCAGACAAACAACGCGCCAAATTAATTACCGAATGTTGGGTGCGCGATGTACTGGTGCTGTCGGGCGATGCACTAGTTTGGGTGCCAAAACGTCCGGCCTAA
- a CDS encoding DUF3149 domain-containing protein: protein MENTPLSTLFSSQIGLLSLFTIGFVLVMAIYIYFFVRRQIKIDTEAQEK, encoded by the coding sequence ATGGAAAATACCCCGCTCAGTACCTTGTTCTCATCCCAAATTGGTCTGCTTAGCCTGTTTACGATTGGTTTTGTACTGGTCATGGCCATCTATATTTATTTCTTTGTGCGTCGCCAAATCAAGATCGATACGGAAGCACAAGAAAAGTAA